Below is a window of Ammoniphilus sp. CFH 90114 DNA.
CCAACAGCTTGATACATCTGATAGGCTTTCATAGCGTGTTCGTTCATCTTGCTCATGTATTTTTGAAATGTTGGTTGGTCCGTTGCTTGAGCCACTTTCTGCTTGTAATAATTCATCTTAGCCATATGATGTTTAAGCATATCGAATTGATCAGCGCGGTTCATTTCATTATCGCCTCCAGTAATATAGGTTCTCTATAACCTATTCAAAAAGTCTACGGGCGTTATAGACAAACACCCATTATTCGACTTCAAGTCCTATTTTTTAATGGAACTCAATAAAGAAATGAAAATCTGGATGTTTATAAACAAGCTGGAAACGGTTGTCGTTTTCCAGAGATGACGAAAGATTTAAAGGGGCAAAAACAATGAAATCATTTTCTAATGTAAGACCCGCACCATAGTAATAACTCAGCCAGATTAGCTTGGAGCAATAGATGGAACCCCATTGATCATTAAGAGGTACGTCGGGAAGAAATGAAAACTCAGGGTATTCCTTTCCACTATTTTTGTTTTTTTGATATTGCAGGACATATTGATAAGCGTAATTCCTTGCTTTATGGCCTAAATTGGGATCTTTAGGTCTATATTGTACATGTCTAGGGTGTTCTGATAAAAAATGCTCGAGAGGATAGAATCTAACCTGGGGATCTGTCATGACGGCTTCTGCGATGGTATTCTTATCAATGATTAGAGCCGAATGTCCCATATACCCGGGTTGAAGCCCGTTGGTATTATCACTGGCAACAAGAATATCACCAGGCTGGAAATCACGCGGATCTCTTTCAGTTTGAATATGATGATTATAGAATAAACTGGTCCGAACTCTACCTCCATCTAGAAAAATACTAACGATATTTAGACTTTTATGTCCGCTATTAAACCACGTTGTAGGGATCTGTAACACGGGGACAGGGAGGTAAGAGCCGATATAGGTACGATCAAGATATAGCTCAAAATACTGCAGGGGTATATCCACTAAGTTAAATGTTAAGGTAATATAGTTTTCACCTTGTAGGCCAAGTACTATAGGTCTGTTCATGTAGGGTCACCTCGCTTCCTAATGTATTCGTCAGGCCCAGAAAATGTTTGTAATTCATTATCAAACCTTGGGATTCATTTCCGCCTTACTGCATAATAAAAGAAAGTTAGTAATAAAAGGGTTTGTCTACCATTTAATAGAATAGAATAAAGGTAGATAAATATTAAAAATGTGTTGAGAGGAGAAGTCACATTGTCTCAAAATGATGGAGATAAGATCTCAAAAGATGAGGTCCATCTGAATCAACTAGCCTCAGTAGGACAAATTGCTGCTGGGATTGCTCATGAAGTGAAGAATCCATTAACGGCAGTCAAGGGTTTTTTACAATTATTAAAAGAAAAGCATGACGATGCATATATAGATATTGCCCAAACCGAGTTGGAGGATGCCATCTCAACATTGGAGAATTTATTAGATGTATCAAAACCAGATTTACAGGATGAGCCCTATCAATCCTTAAACACAAGTGTTGAATTAGAGGCACTATTCCCCCTTTTTCAAGATCAAGTCTATCGAGTTCAGATAAAAAGACACCTCACTCACACGGATTCAACTGTTTATGGAAAGAAAAATCAACTTAAAAAAGCCCTTTTTAATTTATTGAAAAATGCGTTTGAAGCCATCCCGGGTGAGGGAACTATCACAGTAGAACATTATGAAGAAAGTAATTACATATTTATTTCTATTGAAGATACGGGAATAGGTATCCCCGAAAAAAAGATTCGAATGCTTGGAACCCCTTTCTATACAACAAAGTCAGACGGCACAGGAATGGGATTAACGCAAGTTTTTTCTGTCATTTATGATCACAATGGAAAGATTGAGGTGCGGAGCGTAGAAGGTAAAGGTTCAAAGTTTATTATTAAATTACCAAAAGAAACGATTAAGCAAAGTCGCGGAGTGATTACGCTGAAACCGAATTTTAAAGAAGGTCAAGATATGAAATCGTTCTTTTTGAGTAATCAAAATCTTTTCGAGAAGCGTTTGCTCACAGAGGCCGTCAATGTAAAAAATAAAATTGATGAAATATTAAAAATAGGTAATATTGACCTTCTTAATAATGCTCATAAGCTAGTGCTCTATATTGTAGAGGGTAGGGAACATGAATTAATTACTTTTGCTAGACATGAAGGAGTGGCATGGGCCAAATTTTCGTTAACCCTCGCATTTAAGCTAGAATGGATACAAGCGATAAGAAGAGTAATTTGGGATTTTCTCTTTAACTATGATCGTCTATCAAAGGATTCCTATAGTAAAGAAGACATTTATAACCTTGAAAAAAGTGTCAATGAACTGATGGATCGTTTTCTAAATTATTTCTTTATGAGCTATTCTGAATACAAGGATCATCTAATACAAGAGCAAAGGAGTATCGTTGAAGATCTGTCTGTACCCATTATTCCCCTCACGCAGTAGATGTGTATATTGCCTTTAATCGGAACCGTCGATAAAATTCGTATGGCTACCATTGAAGATAAAGTGATATCTCACGTTAGTTTATTTAATATAGAAACTCTGATTATTGACTTTTCTGGTGTAGCGGGTATGGAATCCGCTGTTCTTCAGCGCGTGATGAGTGTCCTTAATGGTATTAGCATGATGGGTTGCGAAACGGTTATAACAGGCTTACGCGCTGAAATTGTAAAAATGATGATTAGCAATGGCTTAACTTTCGAGAATAAAGCAATTACGAAAGGTACCTTACAGCAAGCTTTGGATAAATATCTTGCATAGTATAAATAAGAACTCTCTTCCTGGGTTGGTAGAGAGTTCTTCTATTAGAAAAATTATTCGTCCTTATGTTTCTCAAGTTCACTCCGTATAGAATCCGGAATGGCTTCAGGCTTTTGGGTTTCATAATTAAAGTGGACATATACTGTAATAGCTTTTACACATAATTGATGGTCCTGGTAGATTTCCTGATAAATCGTGAAGCTCGAATTGCCAATCTTTTGGATCGTTGTCTGTACCTCTGCTGGTTTTCCATAGTAAAGTTGTCCTACATAATCGATCGAAGAGTGAGCTAAAATGAGATTCCACTTTGCAAAGTCTACGTCAGGTATAAATAACGTATTGATTTCAGTAATACCTGCTTCAAGCCAGACAGGGACAACAGTATTACTGATATGACCTGTACCGTTCGTTTCTGATAGACGAGGTTGGATATTGGTTATATACATAAAGGTATTTCTCCCTTCCCCTTAATTACTCGATGTGGATGATTTTTAGATGGTAGCATAGAAAATGGTTTTTTGTCATGGTAGTGTCGAAAAAAAGATTTATTTTTGAGTAAATGTAATCTATTCTTTATTACATAAAAGCTAGATAGAAGGAGAAAACAAGAATGGAAGTTGAACTACAATATTTTAAAAGTGCGGATTTTGAACAATTAATACAATGGGCAGGCTCCTCCCGATTCTTGCTTCAATGGGCAGGTCCAAGTTTTCAATATCCTTTGGATGTTGAACAGCTAGAACGTTACATTGAAGGTGCAAATGTACAGGGTTCCGATCGCCTGATCTATAAGGCCGTACATCGAGAGACCGGAACGGTAGTGGGTCATATTTCCTTAGGAGCTATTGATGTACAAAATGGCTCGGCAAGGATTGGAAGAGTGTTGATTGGGGATCCGAATTTTCGCGGGCAGAAGCTGGGAGAAAAGATGGTTAAGGAAGTATTGAAAATCGCTATTGATGAACTTAAACTGCATCGTGTTAGCCTAGGTGTATTTGATTTTAATACCACA
It encodes the following:
- a CDS encoding YiiX/YebB-like N1pC/P60 family cysteine hydrolase, whose amino-acid sequence is MNRPIVLGLQGENYITLTFNLVDIPLQYFELYLDRTYIGSYLPVPVLQIPTTWFNSGHKSLNIVSIFLDGGRVRTSLFYNHHIQTERDPRDFQPGDILVASDNTNGLQPGYMGHSALIIDKNTIAEAVMTDPQVRFYPLEHFLSEHPRHVQYRPKDPNLGHKARNYAYQYVLQYQKNKNSGKEYPEFSFLPDVPLNDQWGSIYCSKLIWLSYYYGAGLTLENDFIVFAPLNLSSSLENDNRFQLVYKHPDFHFFIEFH
- a CDS encoding ATP-binding protein, coding for MSQNDGDKISKDEVHLNQLASVGQIAAGIAHEVKNPLTAVKGFLQLLKEKHDDAYIDIAQTELEDAISTLENLLDVSKPDLQDEPYQSLNTSVELEALFPLFQDQVYRVQIKRHLTHTDSTVYGKKNQLKKALFNLLKNAFEAIPGEGTITVEHYEESNYIFISIEDTGIGIPEKKIRMLGTPFYTTKSDGTGMGLTQVFSVIYDHNGKIEVRSVEGKGSKFIIKLPKETIKQSRGVITLKPNFKEGQDMKSFFLSNQNLFEKRLLTEAVNVKNKIDEILKIGNIDLLNNAHKLVLYIVEGREHELITFARHEGVAWAKFSLTLAFKLEWIQAIRRVIWDFLFNYDRLSKDSYSKEDIYNLEKSVNELMDRFLNYFFMSYSEYKDHLIQEQRSIVEDLSVPIIPLTQ
- a CDS encoding STAS domain-containing protein, with the protein product MPLIGTVDKIRMATIEDKVISHVSLFNIETLIIDFSGVAGMESAVLQRVMSVLNGISMMGCETVITGLRAEIVKMMISNGLTFENKAITKGTLQQALDKYLA
- a CDS encoding thioesterase family protein — its product is MYITNIQPRLSETNGTGHISNTVVPVWLEAGITEINTLFIPDVDFAKWNLILAHSSIDYVGQLYYGKPAEVQTTIQKIGNSSFTIYQEIYQDHQLCVKAITVYVHFNYETQKPEAIPDSIRSELEKHKDE